Proteins from one Pseudarthrobacter sp. BIM B-2242 genomic window:
- a CDS encoding PTS sugar transporter subunit IIA yields MAEPLDRYDADLTTPELVILELEATDKADAAAQLAERLFEAGRVTDLPRFLEHVNAREHQLATGLPGGVGLPHARSEFVSRTSIAVGITKYGHALDFGASDGPATVILLIATPASSFSDHLEVLATLARSLSKESFRESLRRAYDAEVISELINSSLVFFDH; encoded by the coding sequence TTGGCGGAACCACTTGACCGGTACGATGCCGATCTCACCACACCTGAACTGGTGATATTGGAGTTGGAGGCCACGGACAAGGCGGACGCTGCGGCGCAACTCGCGGAACGGCTCTTCGAGGCAGGCCGGGTCACGGACCTCCCGCGCTTCCTGGAACACGTCAACGCCCGGGAACACCAGCTCGCCACCGGCCTGCCGGGCGGCGTCGGCCTGCCCCATGCCCGGAGCGAATTTGTCTCCCGGACGTCCATCGCGGTGGGAATCACCAAGTACGGGCATGCCCTGGACTTCGGCGCCTCCGACGGGCCCGCCACCGTCATCCTGCTCATCGCCACCCCGGCAAGCTCGTTCTCCGACCACCTGGAAGTCCTGGCCACGCTGGCGCGGTCCCTTTCCAAGGAGTCCTTCCGCGAATCCCTCCGGCGGGCCTACGATGCCGAGGTCATCTCCGAGCTCATCAACTCCAGCCTGGTGTTCTTCGACCACTGA